One window of the Pelomicrobium methylotrophicum genome contains the following:
- the groES gene encoding co-chaperone GroES, translated as MKIRPLHDRVIVKRVEEERKTASGIVIPDTAAEKPDQGEVIAVGTGKVLEDGKVIPLQVKVGDRVLFGKYSGTTVKVKGEELLVMREDDIMGILEAA; from the coding sequence GATCCGTCCGCTGCACGACCGCGTCATTGTGAAGCGCGTCGAAGAAGAGCGTAAGACCGCCTCCGGCATCGTAATCCCTGACACTGCCGCCGAAAAGCCCGACCAGGGCGAGGTCATTGCGGTAGGCACGGGCAAGGTGCTGGAAGACGGAAAAGTCATTCCGCTGCAAGTCAAAGTGGGAGACCGGGTGCTCTTCGGCAAGTACTCCGGTACCACGGTGAAGGTCAAGGGCGAAGAGCTCCTGGTGATGCGAGAAGACGACATCATGGGAATTCTCGAAGCCGCTTGA